One Phoenix dactylifera cultivar Barhee BC4 chromosome 14, palm_55x_up_171113_PBpolish2nd_filt_p, whole genome shotgun sequence DNA window includes the following coding sequences:
- the LOC103708086 gene encoding uncharacterized protein LOC103708086 isoform X2 — MGCTSSIPISCIVGRRRRKKPSSIHEVAVFVPALRIPLAVDLVRPLRGLVSRDVLDKLSTLRGRIVSLAEESYLAAVPTVSELERALEEYVPVLLGLTKKEHRLEASVEFKWKSLGDDDQETCFASAWYELLSVVHMMAMLSLLEANLMLVPKDSMDECGKVVSEDAKKVAVDLLLKAAGCLDYCVRHILVQLPMQIRKSLPSSLQEGMLEAISVQALAQSVEMQLGLALECEKATLSVKRRLACEAVSYFSQVHYCMAGCDTSDAYGKKLLLFIKWKYLEAKAAAYYYHGLVLDKGNGSSNHLNAVCCLFVAEELLTDSKRACLSFCLAAPVTRVPPAWGVMKHLRKKIPEVASKKSQMYGYPIEQDKNGAFQSLPDLPEFPLSLKPDDYELPNIDPSWESKDCQPQIQSLKAHLKDEEDDEMGTE, encoded by the exons ATGGGCTGCACTTCATCCATCCCAATCTCGTGTATtgtgggaaggaggaggaggaagaagccgAGCAGCATCCATGAGGTGGCCGTGTTCGTCCCGGCCCTCCGCATCCCCTTGGCCGTGGATCTTGTTCGGCCCCTCAGAGGTTTAGTGTCTCGGGATGTTTTAGATAAGCTATCCACACTTCGGGGCCGGATTGTGTCGTTGGCTGAAGAAAGTT ATCTTGCTGCTGTGCCTACTGTTTCCGAACTCGAGCGAGCTCTCGAAGAGTATGTGCCTGTTCTACTTGGTTTGACCAAGAAAG AGCACCGTCTTGAGGCATCAGTGGAATTCAAATGGAAAAGCTTGGGAGATGATGATCAA GAAACTTGTTTTGCAAGCGCCTGGTATGAGTTGCTGTCGGTCGTTCACATGATGGCTATGCTGTCATTGTTGGAGGCAAATCTAATGCTTGTTCCTAAGGATTCTATGGATGAGTGTGGAAAGGTGGTATCAGAAG ATGCCAAGAAGGTTGCTGTTGATTTGTTGCTCAAGGCAGCAGGGTGCTTGGATTACTGTGTTCGTCATATACTTGTTCAGTTGCCTATGCAAATTAG GAAGAGTCTGCCAAGCAGCTTGCAAGAGGGAATGTTGGAGGCCATCTCTGTTCAAGCATTGGCCCAG AGTGTAGAGATGCAGCTTGGCTTGGCTCTCGAGTGTGAAAAGGCCACATTGTCTGTAAAGAGGAGGTTGGCATGCGAGGCAGTCAGCTATTTCTCCCAG GTTCACTACTGCATGGCAGGATGTGACACCAGTGATGCATATGGAAAGAAGCTTCTCTTGTTCATCAAATGGAAGTACCTAGAGGCTAAG GCAGCAGCATATTACTATCACGGTCTTGTCCTTGACAAGGGTAATGGATCTAGCAATCATCTTAATGCAGTTTGCTGCCTTTTTGTTGCCGAGGAGCTGCTCACAGATAGCAAGAGAGCCTGCTTAAGCTTTTGCTTGGCAGCCCCGGTCACCAG GGTCCCTCCTGCatggggtgtcatgaagcattTACGTAAGAAAATACCTGAAGTAGCCTCAAAGAAGTCTCAGATGTATGGTTATCCTATTGAGCAAGACAAGAATGG AGCATTCCAGTCCTTGCCTGACCTCCCAGAGTTTCCCCTCTCACTGAAACCTGATGATTATGAGTTACCAAATATAGATCCCTCATGGGAAAGCAAGGATTGCCAGCCTCAGATTCAGAGCCTCAAGGCACATCTCaaagatgaggaggatgatgagatgGGAACCGAATGA
- the LOC103708086 gene encoding uncharacterized protein LOC103708086 isoform X1 produces MGCTSSIPISCIVGRRRRKKPSSIHEVAVFVPALRIPLAVDLVRPLRGLVSRDVLDKLSTLRGRIVSLAEESYLAAVPTVSELERALEEYVPVLLGLTKKGMIFHTHLFFFLLIYGFKMVFSNWYSLEHRLEASVEFKWKSLGDDDQETCFASAWYELLSVVHMMAMLSLLEANLMLVPKDSMDECGKVVSEDAKKVAVDLLLKAAGCLDYCVRHILVQLPMQIRKSLPSSLQEGMLEAISVQALAQSVEMQLGLALECEKATLSVKRRLACEAVSYFSQVHYCMAGCDTSDAYGKKLLLFIKWKYLEAKAAAYYYHGLVLDKGNGSSNHLNAVCCLFVAEELLTDSKRACLSFCLAAPVTRVPPAWGVMKHLRKKIPEVASKKSQMYGYPIEQDKNGAFQSLPDLPEFPLSLKPDDYELPNIDPSWESKDCQPQIQSLKAHLKDEEDDEMGTE; encoded by the exons ATGGGCTGCACTTCATCCATCCCAATCTCGTGTATtgtgggaaggaggaggaggaagaagccgAGCAGCATCCATGAGGTGGCCGTGTTCGTCCCGGCCCTCCGCATCCCCTTGGCCGTGGATCTTGTTCGGCCCCTCAGAGGTTTAGTGTCTCGGGATGTTTTAGATAAGCTATCCACACTTCGGGGCCGGATTGTGTCGTTGGCTGAAGAAAGTT ATCTTGCTGCTGTGCCTACTGTTTCCGAACTCGAGCGAGCTCTCGAAGAGTATGTGCCTGTTCTACTTGGTTTGACCAAGAAAGGTATGATCTTTCACACGCATTTGTTCTTTTTTCTACTGATTTATGGCTTTAAAATGGTATTTAGTAATTGGTACTCCCTAGAGCACCGTCTTGAGGCATCAGTGGAATTCAAATGGAAAAGCTTGGGAGATGATGATCAA GAAACTTGTTTTGCAAGCGCCTGGTATGAGTTGCTGTCGGTCGTTCACATGATGGCTATGCTGTCATTGTTGGAGGCAAATCTAATGCTTGTTCCTAAGGATTCTATGGATGAGTGTGGAAAGGTGGTATCAGAAG ATGCCAAGAAGGTTGCTGTTGATTTGTTGCTCAAGGCAGCAGGGTGCTTGGATTACTGTGTTCGTCATATACTTGTTCAGTTGCCTATGCAAATTAG GAAGAGTCTGCCAAGCAGCTTGCAAGAGGGAATGTTGGAGGCCATCTCTGTTCAAGCATTGGCCCAG AGTGTAGAGATGCAGCTTGGCTTGGCTCTCGAGTGTGAAAAGGCCACATTGTCTGTAAAGAGGAGGTTGGCATGCGAGGCAGTCAGCTATTTCTCCCAG GTTCACTACTGCATGGCAGGATGTGACACCAGTGATGCATATGGAAAGAAGCTTCTCTTGTTCATCAAATGGAAGTACCTAGAGGCTAAG GCAGCAGCATATTACTATCACGGTCTTGTCCTTGACAAGGGTAATGGATCTAGCAATCATCTTAATGCAGTTTGCTGCCTTTTTGTTGCCGAGGAGCTGCTCACAGATAGCAAGAGAGCCTGCTTAAGCTTTTGCTTGGCAGCCCCGGTCACCAG GGTCCCTCCTGCatggggtgtcatgaagcattTACGTAAGAAAATACCTGAAGTAGCCTCAAAGAAGTCTCAGATGTATGGTTATCCTATTGAGCAAGACAAGAATGG AGCATTCCAGTCCTTGCCTGACCTCCCAGAGTTTCCCCTCTCACTGAAACCTGATGATTATGAGTTACCAAATATAGATCCCTCATGGGAAAGCAAGGATTGCCAGCCTCAGATTCAGAGCCTCAAGGCACATCTCaaagatgaggaggatgatgagatgGGAACCGAATGA
- the LOC103708085 gene encoding zinc finger protein CONSTANS-LIKE 14-like isoform X2, which translates to MGDGGRGVSALCDHCGEAAAVLYCCADTAKLCLPCDGLVHAANALSRRHGRSPLCDNCAAAAAAALCAVDGLALCPECDWNAHSAHPRTPIEAFSDCPSALELAAAWGFDLSAGKIPPFTPRDQELSPCSSISAALDSIPAVDPVLGNLHVPCTKRQKSGRGWQELLRQLVELAGREPVAAPVPGELSPRTPSNNNGGQYEKENRVVEHIGFTSLLNLDLSACAGLKGNDRLLEDEDLVWDCGPSEHVTQLNMAARTGKWQNNATDSAKPSGTKTLTGYLHDPGPVDKSKEISFGEQSYYISNGTAEETKKADSQLLAHNRDKAMLRYKEKRTNRRYDRHIRYESRKARADSRKRLKGRFVRSTEA; encoded by the exons ATGGGTGACGGCGGCCGCGGCGTGTCTGCCCTGTGCGACCACTGCGGCGAGGCGGCGGCCGTGCTCTACTGCTGCGCTGACACGGCGAAGCTCTGCCTCCCCTGCGATGGCCTTGTCCACGCTGCCAACGCCCTCTCCCGCCGGCACGGCCGCTCCCCGCTCTGCGACAACTGCGCCGCTGCCGCTGCCGCCGCCCTCTGCGCCGTCGACGGCCTCGCCCTCTGTCCAGAATGCGACTGGAACGCCCACTCCGCCCACCCTCGGACCCCCATCGAGGCCTTCTCCGACTGCCCCTCCGCCCTCGAGCTCGCCGCCGCCTGGGGCTTCGATCTCTCCGCAGGAAAAATCCCACCTTTTACCCCTCGGGACCAGGAGCTTTCCCCTTGTAGTAGCATTTCGGCGGCTCTTGATTCGATTCCGGCCGTCGATCCGGTGCTCGGGAATCTCCATGTCCCCTGTACCAAGCGCCAGAAGAGCGGAAGGGGGTGGCAGGAACTACTGAGGCAGCTGGTGGAATTGGCTGGAAGGGAGCCGGTCGCTGCTCCGGTGCCGGGCGAGCTCAGCCCGAGAACGCCAAGCAATAACAATGGCGGCCAGTACGAGAAAGAGAACCGCGTGGTGGAGCATATAGGATTCACCTCGTTGCTTAATTTGGACTTATCAGCATGCGCTGGTCTCAAAGGAAATGATAGGCTTCTGGAGGATGAGGACTTGGTATGGGATTGTGGTCCTTCTGAACATGTTACTCAG CTGAACATGGCAGCAAGGACTGGTAAATGGCAGAATAATGCGACCGATTCAGCAAAACCCTCCGGAACTAAGACCTTGACTGGTTATTTACATGATCCTGGACCTGTTGACAAAAGCAAGGAAATTTCCTTTGGAGAACAATCCTACTACATCAGCAATGGAACAGCAGAAGAAACTAAGAAAGCTGACAGTCAATTATTGGCTCACAACAGGGACAAGGCTATGTTGCGGTACAAAGAGAAGAGGACGAATCGCAG ATATGACAGGCACATCCGGTACGAGTCCCGGAAAGCAAGGGCTGATTCAAGGAAGCGGCTGAAGGGTCGTTTTGTTAGATCAACTGAGGCTTAA
- the LOC103708085 gene encoding zinc finger protein CONSTANS-LIKE 14-like isoform X1, whose amino-acid sequence MGDGGRGVSALCDHCGEAAAVLYCCADTAKLCLPCDGLVHAANALSRRHGRSPLCDNCAAAAAAALCAVDGLALCPECDWNAHSAHPRTPIEAFSDCPSALELAAAWGFDLSAGKIPPFTPRDQELSPCSSISAALDSIPAVDPVLGNLHVPCTKRQKSGRGWQELLRQLVELAGREPVAAPVPGELSPRTPSNNNGGQYEKENRVVEHIGFTSLLNLDLSACAGLKGNDRLLEDEDLVWDCGPSEHVTQIWDFNLGRSRNHDEYSPHEVGYGTNNAGFMINRYSDLRKDSSFATTKVMDYVYDMNDPSAIEDILSTQSYHVSSHNLNMAARTGKWQNNATDSAKPSGTKTLTGYLHDPGPVDKSKEISFGEQSYYISNGTAEETKKADSQLLAHNRDKAMLRYKEKRTNRRYDRHIRYESRKARADSRKRLKGRFVRSTEA is encoded by the exons ATGGGTGACGGCGGCCGCGGCGTGTCTGCCCTGTGCGACCACTGCGGCGAGGCGGCGGCCGTGCTCTACTGCTGCGCTGACACGGCGAAGCTCTGCCTCCCCTGCGATGGCCTTGTCCACGCTGCCAACGCCCTCTCCCGCCGGCACGGCCGCTCCCCGCTCTGCGACAACTGCGCCGCTGCCGCTGCCGCCGCCCTCTGCGCCGTCGACGGCCTCGCCCTCTGTCCAGAATGCGACTGGAACGCCCACTCCGCCCACCCTCGGACCCCCATCGAGGCCTTCTCCGACTGCCCCTCCGCCCTCGAGCTCGCCGCCGCCTGGGGCTTCGATCTCTCCGCAGGAAAAATCCCACCTTTTACCCCTCGGGACCAGGAGCTTTCCCCTTGTAGTAGCATTTCGGCGGCTCTTGATTCGATTCCGGCCGTCGATCCGGTGCTCGGGAATCTCCATGTCCCCTGTACCAAGCGCCAGAAGAGCGGAAGGGGGTGGCAGGAACTACTGAGGCAGCTGGTGGAATTGGCTGGAAGGGAGCCGGTCGCTGCTCCGGTGCCGGGCGAGCTCAGCCCGAGAACGCCAAGCAATAACAATGGCGGCCAGTACGAGAAAGAGAACCGCGTGGTGGAGCATATAGGATTCACCTCGTTGCTTAATTTGGACTTATCAGCATGCGCTGGTCTCAAAGGAAATGATAGGCTTCTGGAGGATGAGGACTTGGTATGGGATTGTGGTCCTTCTGAACATGTTACTCAG ATATGGGATTTTAATTTAGGAAGATCAAGAAATCATGATGAATATTCTCCGCACGAAGTTGGATATGGTACAAACAATGCTGGTTTTATGATTAATAGATATAGTGATCTTCGTAAAGACAGTTCCTTTGCAACTACAAAGGTGATGGATTATGTATATGACATGAATGACCCTTCAGCAATCGAGGATATCTTATCTACTCAGAGTTACCACGTATCATCTCATAAT CTGAACATGGCAGCAAGGACTGGTAAATGGCAGAATAATGCGACCGATTCAGCAAAACCCTCCGGAACTAAGACCTTGACTGGTTATTTACATGATCCTGGACCTGTTGACAAAAGCAAGGAAATTTCCTTTGGAGAACAATCCTACTACATCAGCAATGGAACAGCAGAAGAAACTAAGAAAGCTGACAGTCAATTATTGGCTCACAACAGGGACAAGGCTATGTTGCGGTACAAAGAGAAGAGGACGAATCGCAG ATATGACAGGCACATCCGGTACGAGTCCCGGAAAGCAAGGGCTGATTCAAGGAAGCGGCTGAAGGGTCGTTTTGTTAGATCAACTGAGGCTTAA